One region of Nitrosopumilaceae archaeon genomic DNA includes:
- the twy1 gene encoding 4-demethylwyosine synthase TYW1 yields MSCSGETVESNNEIIQITPKITSQLKKAKYGISDHSTVELCHWTKKSFKGEGDCYKMKFYGITTHRCMEFSPAGMYCENRCVYCWRPMEFYNSMQMPPDKVATPEEIVTNLMEERRKLIMGHYGDPRQDRKKLDESLLPSHYAISLSGEPTMYPQLPDLIKYLKTFPETKSIFLVTNGQEPDMIQRLQDEDALPTQLYLSTNAPDEETFQKINKPRYSNAWKRWNTSLEMLSKLNTRTVLRITLIKDYNTSEELIPKFAQMLKRANVHFIETKSYMNVGRSTNRLEYSNTLEMPEVRHFADEIVKQSEIYSVMDESSVSRIVVLQNQNRIIDRWIAAHVNAT; encoded by the coding sequence ATGAGCTGTTCTGGCGAGACTGTTGAGTCTAATAACGAAATAATACAGATTACGCCAAAGATAACAAGCCAGCTAAAAAAGGCAAAGTATGGAATCTCCGATCATTCTACTGTAGAGCTGTGTCATTGGACAAAAAAATCATTCAAAGGTGAGGGTGATTGTTACAAAATGAAATTTTATGGAATAACAACCCACAGGTGCATGGAATTCTCTCCAGCCGGAATGTATTGTGAGAACAGATGCGTATACTGCTGGAGGCCAATGGAGTTTTACAATTCTATGCAAATGCCTCCAGATAAAGTAGCAACACCAGAAGAGATTGTCACCAATCTGATGGAAGAGAGAAGAAAGTTGATCATGGGTCATTATGGCGACCCCCGACAGGACAGAAAAAAGCTTGACGAGTCATTGCTTCCAAGTCACTATGCCATTTCTCTGTCTGGAGAGCCAACAATGTATCCGCAGCTTCCTGATTTGATAAAATACCTAAAGACTTTTCCTGAAACTAAATCCATTTTTCTTGTAACAAACGGCCAAGAGCCAGACATGATACAGAGACTGCAAGATGAAGATGCCTTACCAACCCAGCTTTATCTTTCTACAAATGCACCAGACGAGGAAACATTCCAAAAAATAAATAAGCCAAGATACAGTAATGCATGGAAAAGATGGAACACTAGTCTTGAGATGCTTTCAAAGCTAAATACAAGAACAGTACTTAGGATCACTTTGATCAAAGATTACAATACTAGCGAGGAGTTGATTCCAAAGTTTGCCCAGATGCTCAAGCGTGCCAATGTTCATTTTATTGAAACAAAATCCTACATGAATGTTGGACGCTCTACAAACAGACTAGAATATTCAAACACACTAGAAATGCCCGAAGTAAGACATTTCGCAGATGAGATTGTAAAACAAAGTGAGATTTATTCAGTAATGGATGAGAGTTCAGTTTCTAGAATTGTAGTACTGCAGAATCAAAATAGGATCATCGACCGCTGGATTGCTGCCCATGTAAATGCCACGTAG
- a CDS encoding redox-regulated ATPase YchF, which translates to MQIGLLGKTNVGKSTFFSAATETTAQIGNYPFTTIEPNVGIAYVKTECACKHFRINHKHPLCVGGTRFIPVKLIDVAGLVPGAHEGKGLGNKFLDDARQAEVLIHVVDASGSTDILGHSIPAGTHDPLEDAKFVEEEFDQWMKQILQREWQKLTREMESKGAKLVQGIAQRFSGLGIKEYDIEILIQHLNLQMKKPVDWTENDLYTFVKELRKKTRPMIIAANKADLCHDMSVIDKLKAHGPVIACSAETELLLRKASKSGIVDYSPGEKSFKIKDGINLNPQQQKALDLANKVITKIGTTGVQQILNSACFDLLKLITVYPVEDETKLSNKDGEVLPDARLLFPGSTAKDLAQTVHADLAKGFLHAVDAKTKQRIGAQHQLKNGDVIKIVSTLSRG; encoded by the coding sequence ATGCAAATAGGACTGCTGGGCAAAACAAACGTTGGTAAATCTACCTTTTTTTCAGCTGCAACAGAGACTACTGCTCAAATTGGAAATTATCCGTTTACTACAATTGAGCCAAATGTAGGAATTGCATATGTAAAGACAGAATGTGCATGCAAACATTTTAGAATTAATCACAAACATCCTCTCTGTGTAGGAGGAACTAGATTTATCCCTGTTAAACTAATTGATGTAGCAGGTCTTGTTCCTGGTGCACATGAGGGCAAGGGATTGGGCAACAAATTTTTAGATGATGCAAGACAAGCCGAAGTTTTAATTCATGTAGTTGATGCTTCCGGTTCCACTGATATTCTAGGTCACTCTATTCCCGCAGGAACGCATGATCCACTTGAGGATGCAAAATTTGTTGAAGAAGAGTTTGATCAGTGGATGAAACAAATCCTGCAGCGTGAATGGCAAAAGCTAACGCGAGAAATGGAAAGCAAAGGTGCAAAGCTTGTGCAAGGAATAGCTCAAAGATTCAGTGGACTTGGCATAAAAGAATATGACATTGAAATTTTAATTCAGCATCTAAACCTGCAAATGAAAAAACCTGTAGATTGGACTGAAAATGATCTGTACACCTTTGTAAAAGAATTAAGAAAAAAAACAAGACCGATGATAATCGCTGCAAACAAGGCAGATCTGTGTCATGATATGTCTGTAATTGATAAGCTAAAAGCACATGGACCAGTAATTGCATGCAGTGCAGAAACAGAACTGCTTTTACGAAAGGCATCAAAGAGTGGTATCGTTGATTATTCTCCAGGAGAAAAAAGCTTCAAGATAAAAGATGGAATAAATCTAAACCCACAACAACAAAAGGCTCTTGATCTTGCAAACAAGGTAATTACTAAAATTGGAACAACAGGAGTGCAGCAGATCTTAAATTCTGCATGTTTTGATCTTCTCAAACTAATCACTGTGTATCCTGTTGAAGATGAAACCAAGCTTTCAAACAAGGATGGTGAAGTATTGCCAGATGCAAGATTGTTGTTTCCAGGTTCTACAGCAAAAGACTTGGCCCAGACAGTGCATGCTGACTTGGCAAAGGGATTTTTGCATGCAGTAGATGCTAAAACAAAACAGAGGATAGGGGCACAGCATCAATTAAAAAACGGGGATGTTATCAAAATAGTGTCAACTTTGAGCAGGGGATAA
- a CDS encoding MBL fold metallo-hydrolase codes for MQVKVLGAAQEVGRSAFQVNCDGANFLLDYGVSLGKEPAYPIHVRPKDINAVIITHAHLDHSGNVPSLFVNGGTDVYATAPTLDLSRLLIEDMLRLGKNSLPFEFPEVTNMIMHSKEIEFKQKITRGNASFELHESGHVVGGGSVIVESGDKRLFYTGDINPRGSRMLREADLDFGEIDLMITESTYSQTDQMPREESEEKFIEFAYEVLDRKGSLFVPSFSVERSQEIACVLKNAKFKHKVIMDGMAVKVNEIMLRYPEYLRDSKVFADSINHAEWIRGEQERKRALKEPCVVISPAGMLVGGSAVYYLQQLALDKKNGIALVSYQGEGTPGRKLLETGKANIRGNDVKAEAEVRQFEFSGHVDRTGLFDMMKRIKGNPKVLTVHGDSDSCTKFAEEIHEKFGFDAIAPKLGDEITV; via the coding sequence TTGCAAGTAAAAGTACTTGGGGCTGCCCAAGAGGTAGGTAGATCGGCATTTCAAGTTAATTGTGATGGCGCTAATTTTCTTTTGGACTATGGTGTTTCACTGGGAAAAGAACCAGCATATCCAATTCATGTAAGGCCCAAAGATATCAATGCAGTAATTATCACACATGCGCACCTTGACCACTCTGGTAACGTGCCGTCACTTTTTGTAAATGGCGGCACAGACGTTTATGCCACCGCACCAACACTTGATCTCTCTAGACTTTTGATCGAAGATATGTTAAGACTAGGAAAGAATTCTCTTCCTTTTGAATTTCCTGAAGTTACCAATATGATCATGCATTCTAAAGAGATAGAGTTCAAGCAAAAAATTACTCGCGGCAATGCCTCCTTTGAACTCCACGAGTCAGGACATGTTGTTGGTGGAGGTTCAGTCATAGTAGAATCTGGAGATAAGAGACTCTTCTATACTGGTGATATAAATCCACGAGGATCTAGAATGCTACGAGAAGCTGATCTTGACTTTGGCGAAATTGATTTAATGATTACAGAAAGTACGTATTCCCAGACTGATCAGATGCCACGAGAAGAATCTGAGGAGAAATTCATTGAGTTTGCTTACGAGGTTTTAGACAGAAAAGGTTCTCTTTTCGTACCTTCGTTTTCTGTAGAAAGATCACAAGAAATTGCATGTGTCCTAAAAAACGCCAAATTCAAGCACAAAGTGATCATGGATGGAATGGCAGTCAAGGTTAATGAAATAATGCTTCGATATCCAGAATATTTACGTGATTCAAAGGTATTTGCAGATTCAATCAACCATGCTGAATGGATAAGAGGAGAGCAGGAAAGAAAACGCGCTCTAAAAGAACCATGTGTAGTAATCTCCCCTGCTGGAATGTTAGTTGGCGGTTCTGCGGTTTATTATTTACAACAGCTAGCACTTGACAAAAAAAATGGGATAGCTCTTGTATCATATCAGGGTGAAGGCACACCTGGCAGAAAATTATTGGAGACTGGCAAGGCGAACATTAGAGGAAACGATGTCAAAGCAGAAGCTGAAGTAAGACAATTCGAATTTTCTGGGCATGTTGATAGAACTGGTCTTTTTGACATGATGAAACGAATCAAAGGAAATCCAAAAGTTCTGACGGTTCATGGAGACAGTGATTCATGTACTAAATTTGCAGAAGAGATTCATGAGAAGTTTGGGTTTGACGCCATAGCGCCAAAATTGGGCGATGAGATTACCGTTTAA
- a CDS encoding KEOPS complex kinase/ATPase Bud32, giving the protein MKLLKKGAEADIYLTIWDGKKAILKIRQKKDYRNEILDKRIRMQRTVRESEIISDIKSFGVHSPLVYFVDPKKCEIYIQYIDGTPVKDLSNPKIIKTCEEIGKIVGLLHKNGIMHGDLTTSNFIIQKGKVFVIDFGLAQRTDKTEDHAIDLRLFKEILNSAHAHIMEKAWTSFLRGYKKIVGVSRHNRVLIQVAVIESRGRYANVV; this is encoded by the coding sequence TTGAAACTGTTAAAAAAAGGCGCAGAAGCTGACATTTATCTCACAATATGGGATGGAAAAAAAGCAATTTTAAAAATTAGACAAAAAAAAGATTATCGCAATGAAATCCTTGACAAAAGAATACGGATGCAAAGGACAGTACGAGAATCTGAAATAATTTCTGATATCAAGTCATTTGGTGTACATTCACCGCTTGTATATTTTGTTGATCCAAAAAAATGTGAAATCTACATTCAGTACATTGATGGAACTCCAGTTAAAGATCTCTCAAACCCTAAAATAATTAAAACATGTGAGGAGATAGGAAAGATTGTGGGGTTGTTGCACAAAAATGGAATAATGCACGGAGATCTTACCACATCAAACTTTATCATACAAAAAGGCAAAGTCTTTGTCATTGATTTTGGGCTTGCACAAAGAACAGATAAAACAGAAGATCACGCAATAGATCTGAGATTGTTCAAAGAAATTCTAAATAGTGCACATGCTCATATTATGGAAAAAGCTTGGACTTCATTCCTTCGAGGATATAAAAAAATAGTTGGCGTTTCAAGACATAATCGTGTTCTAATACAGGTAGCTGTCATTGAAAGTCGAGGAAGATACGCCAACGTTGTCTAA
- a CDS encoding AAA family ATPase, with translation MSKVITGNPGVGKHTVAKQIAKNLDLDLIDINEVVIESGIFVRRKETLDVDTKDLQKILEKKITTHSLIVGHLAPYVIPRNKIKTAIVLRKSPYKLISVYKKRKYSKQKTIENLGSEILGITFYDTLKKFGSAKTHQIDTSLSSVSKVVKRIEVIFEKSKFQEDRVDWLGLISKKGDLKRFFPY, from the coding sequence TTGTCTAAAGTAATAACTGGAAACCCCGGAGTGGGAAAACACACTGTAGCAAAACAGATTGCAAAGAATCTAGACCTTGACCTTATCGACATAAACGAGGTAGTTATAGAAAGCGGCATATTTGTGCGAAGGAAAGAAACACTAGATGTAGATACAAAAGATTTGCAAAAAATTCTAGAGAAAAAAATTACAACCCATTCTCTCATAGTAGGACACTTGGCTCCATATGTAATACCAAGAAATAAAATCAAGACAGCAATAGTTCTAAGAAAAAGTCCATATAAGTTGATTTCTGTTTATAAAAAAAGAAAATACTCTAAACAAAAAACAATAGAAAATTTGGGAAGCGAGATTTTAGGAATAACATTTTATGATACTTTGAAAAAATTTGGTTCAGCAAAGACTCATCAAATTGATACTAGTCTTAGTTCAGTTTCCAAAGTTGTTAAAAGAATCGAAGTGATTTTTGAAAAAAGTAAATTTCAAGAAGACCGAGTCGATTGGCTTGGATTAATTTCAAAAAAAGGAGATTTGAAGAGGTTCTTTCCCTACTAA
- the rdgB gene encoding RdgB/HAM1 family non-canonical purine NTP pyrophosphatase translates to MKVEEDTPTLSNVLFASSNENKYKEAKEILSKFDINLDFFKCHLEEIQADTLEEIALHKVTQAFSQCSKPVIVEDDGLFIESLNGFPGPYSAFAFKTIGNKGILNLLKAKRNAKFQSVIAYCERNNDVMLFKATVDGKISRKLMGTKWGYDPIFIPAGQNKTYAQLRDKNLVSHRYLALRKFATWHLHGQQSSGR, encoded by the coding sequence TTGAAAGTCGAGGAAGATACGCCAACGTTGTCTAATGTTTTATTTGCGTCTTCAAATGAAAACAAGTACAAAGAAGCAAAAGAAATACTATCAAAATTTGACATAAATCTAGACTTTTTCAAATGTCATCTTGAAGAAATTCAGGCAGATACCTTAGAAGAAATAGCATTACACAAAGTCACTCAAGCATTTTCACAATGCTCAAAACCAGTAATCGTAGAAGATGATGGGCTTTTTATTGAATCACTAAATGGTTTTCCTGGTCCTTACTCGGCTTTTGCATTTAAAACAATTGGAAACAAGGGAATTCTAAATTTATTAAAAGCAAAAAGAAATGCAAAATTTCAATCTGTCATAGCGTATTGTGAAAGAAATAATGACGTGATGCTGTTCAAGGCGACAGTAGATGGAAAGATTTCAAGAAAACTGATGGGCACCAAATGGGGCTATGATCCTATCTTTATTCCAGCAGGTCAAAACAAAACATATGCCCAATTAAGAGACAAAAATTTAGTTTCACACAGATATCTTGCACTACGAAAGTTTGCTACGTGGCATTTACATGGGCAGCAATCCAGCGGTCGATGA
- a CDS encoding DNA glycosylase: MQEFSKINIDSTINSGQVFLWDKIDGIWHGINGTEVLRVEQNPFDITSSQKKVSNFFRQDDNMKKILKEINKDSLVRSAVKHFPGLRLLRQDPFQCYISFICSSNSSIQNIKQMLKRLCRKFGKKTDFDGHEFFTFPDVDKLAKASLNDLLSCGLGFRAKYVKNAAITVNSGTIEFNLLKKTDYNSAKQELKEIYGIGNKVADCILLFSLEKLEAFPIDRWTQRILQKYYSKKFSGLIEKSLTEKNYECIHEKIIEYFGAYAGYSQQFLFKMERDLNKKSWL; this comes from the coding sequence ATGCAAGAATTTTCAAAAATAAATATAGATAGTACTATCAATAGCGGTCAAGTTTTTCTCTGGGACAAAATTGATGGAATATGGCATGGGATAAATGGTACAGAGGTTTTAAGAGTAGAACAAAATCCTTTTGATATAACTTCATCACAAAAAAAGGTCAGTAATTTTTTCAGACAAGATGACAATATGAAAAAAATTCTAAAAGAGATAAACAAAGACAGTCTTGTAAGATCTGCCGTAAAACACTTTCCAGGTCTAAGATTACTCAGACAAGATCCATTTCAATGCTATATCTCTTTTATTTGTTCATCAAATTCATCTATACAAAACATTAAACAAATGTTAAAACGACTTTGCCGAAAATTTGGTAAGAAAACAGATTTTGACGGTCATGAATTTTTTACTTTTCCTGATGTCGATAAGCTTGCAAAGGCCAGCCTGAATGATTTGCTTTCATGCGGTCTTGGATTTAGAGCAAAATACGTAAAGAATGCGGCAATAACTGTTAATTCTGGTACCATAGAGTTTAATTTGTTAAAAAAAACAGATTATAATTCAGCAAAACAAGAATTAAAAGAGATTTACGGTATTGGGAATAAAGTTGCAGATTGCATACTCTTATTCTCACTTGAAAAATTAGAGGCATTTCCAATTGATAGGTGGACACAAAGAATTCTCCAGAAATATTATTCAAAGAAATTTTCTGGTTTGATAGAAAAATCCCTCACGGAAAAAAATTATGAGTGTATCCATGAAAAAATCATAGAGTATTTTGGAGCATATGCAGGATATTCACAACAGTTTCTTTTCAAAATGGAAAGAGACCTAAACAAAAAAAGTTGGTTGTGA
- the tgtA gene encoding tRNA guanosine(15) transglycosylase TgtA, whose translation MFEIKKSDLAARIGILHTNHGKIETPAYVPVIHPVKQTIPPKKIREMGFDLVITNAYITMNNYGDEAARRGIHDIINYDGAIMTDSGGYQVLEYGKVDVDPKDMALFEQKIRTDFAIPLDRPTGYGLSKKRAKSYVDHTLRVSKETLDNSEENGQIWLGPIQGGEHFDLVKRSTKALVEYGFKMLALGSPVEFMESYEYKLLANMIITAKKQIPDSIPLHLFGAGHPLTIPFAVALGCDTFDSASYMLYAKHGRYIMEDSTMRLEDMAYFSCNCEVCSKHTPREIQSLENVERINQVALHNLYAIKAEVDRVKEAIHEGRLWEYVLKKARSHPKLFETIDVFTENHQYFMNTTPRFKEKAIFLYLKEDQYRPEIAAFHNTVRNFKSTKDTVIIIPDGTMRPFYLSEEYNKLRKKFAKNYDDIQFCQFNPFLGIIPLEISDMYPAAHYVMPRTSFSENEFPEFTDTWKKFFTNNGFKTAYIANDKFLKHYAKMLPKKIKIKFLNRI comes from the coding sequence ATGTTTGAGATTAAAAAGAGCGATCTTGCTGCCAGAATAGGAATATTACACACAAATCATGGCAAAATTGAGACGCCAGCCTATGTACCAGTGATTCATCCCGTAAAACAGACAATTCCTCCAAAAAAAATTAGAGAGATGGGTTTTGATCTTGTCATAACAAATGCTTACATCACAATGAACAACTATGGAGATGAGGCAGCAAGACGTGGAATTCATGACATCATAAATTATGATGGTGCAATAATGACAGATTCTGGTGGTTATCAAGTACTAGAATATGGAAAAGTTGACGTCGATCCCAAAGACATGGCGTTATTTGAACAAAAAATAAGAACTGATTTTGCAATTCCACTTGATAGACCAACTGGATATGGTCTTTCAAAAAAAAGAGCAAAGTCCTACGTCGATCACACGCTCAGAGTTTCCAAAGAAACTCTTGACAATTCTGAAGAAAACGGTCAGATCTGGCTAGGTCCAATTCAAGGTGGTGAGCACTTTGATCTAGTAAAGAGATCAACAAAAGCTTTGGTAGAATACGGGTTTAAGATGTTAGCTCTTGGCAGTCCAGTTGAATTCATGGAATCATATGAATACAAACTTCTTGCAAATATGATAATAACAGCTAAAAAACAAATACCTGATTCTATTCCTTTACATCTTTTTGGTGCAGGCCATCCATTAACAATTCCATTTGCCGTTGCTCTTGGATGTGACACATTTGATTCTGCATCATACATGCTCTATGCAAAACATGGCAGGTACATTATGGAAGATAGCACCATGAGACTAGAGGACATGGCATATTTTTCTTGTAATTGTGAAGTGTGTTCAAAACATACTCCAAGAGAAATCCAGTCACTTGAAAATGTAGAAAGGATAAACCAGGTTGCACTACACAACCTGTACGCAATAAAAGCTGAAGTGGATAGGGTAAAAGAGGCCATTCATGAGGGAAGGTTGTGGGAATATGTTCTTAAAAAGGCCAGATCACATCCCAAGCTTTTCGAAACTATAGATGTCTTTACTGAAAATCATCAGTATTTTATGAATACCACTCCAAGATTCAAGGAAAAAGCCATCTTTTTGTACTTAAAGGAAGACCAGTACCGCCCAGAAATAGCAGCATTTCATAATACGGTTCGTAATTTCAAGTCAACCAAGGATACTGTAATAATAATACCTGATGGGACAATGCGACCGTTTTATCTTTCAGAAGAATATAACAAACTAAGAAAAAAATTTGCCAAAAATTATGATGACATTCAATTCTGTCAATTCAATCCCTTCCTTGGAATAATTCCACTTGAAATATCTGACATGTATCCAGCTGCACACTATGTTATGCCAAGAACATCATTTAGTGAAAATGAATTTCCAGAGTTTACAGATACTTGGAAGAAATTCTTTACAAACAATGGCTTTAAAACCGCATACATTGCAAATGATAAATTTCTAAAACATTATGCAAAAATGCTTCCAAAAAAGATCAAAATAAAATTTCTTAATCGAATTTAA
- a CDS encoding 4Fe-4S binding protein: protein MPIAIIPDIDEQRCIGCALCVEICTSLGPDVLRVKPVEGWKRGKAFVFYPERCISDGACIGVCPTKAIFWMRPMNYTAGQPVPLHKNGVFVKGWAEDAAL, encoded by the coding sequence ATGCCAATAGCAATCATTCCAGACATAGATGAACAAAGATGTATAGGCTGTGCGCTTTGCGTAGAGATCTGTACTTCTCTTGGTCCAGACGTACTTCGTGTCAAGCCCGTTGAGGGTTGGAAGAGAGGTAAAGCATTTGTCTTTTATCCAGAAAGATGCATCTCAGACGGTGCATGCATCGGAGTTTGCCCAACAAAAGCAATCTTTTGGATGAGACCAATGAATTACACTGCTGGTCAACCAGTTCCTCTCCACAAGAACGGAGTATTCGTAAAAGGCTGGGCAGAAGACGCCGCACTATAA
- the kae1 gene encoding KEOPS complex N(6)-L-threonylcarbamoyladenine synthase Kae1: MLGLGIESTAHTFSCAILEKKGKKGKILSDIRKIYRPPDGEGIHPREASRHHAENSPEVLSECLQKAGVKMNDLDIISYAAGPGLGPCLRIGAVVARSLASYYKIPVYPVNHALGHIELGKMLTGAKDPLVLLVSGGHTMILAFLSKKWRVFGETLDITLGQLLDQIGRSAGFASPCGTKIEELASKSTNYVNLPYVVKGNDVSFSGLLSATKQIMPKGLEDACFSLQETAFAMIGEATERALSFTGKKELLIVGGVAANKRLSEILQSVCKRHNCKFFVSPRQYAGDCGSQISWTGLLESSKKQGVPLEETFVRQSWRLDSVEVMY; the protein is encoded by the coding sequence ATGTTAGGCCTTGGAATTGAAAGCACTGCACATACATTTTCGTGTGCAATATTAGAAAAAAAAGGAAAGAAGGGAAAAATTCTTTCAGATATTAGAAAGATCTATCGACCCCCTGATGGTGAGGGAATTCATCCACGTGAAGCTTCTAGACATCATGCTGAAAACTCACCAGAAGTTCTCTCAGAATGCCTACAAAAAGCTGGCGTAAAAATGAACGATCTTGATATTATTTCATATGCTGCAGGACCGGGGCTAGGACCTTGTCTGAGAATTGGTGCAGTTGTTGCAAGATCTTTGGCATCATATTATAAAATTCCAGTATATCCAGTGAACCATGCATTGGGCCACATTGAGCTTGGAAAGATGCTAACTGGAGCAAAAGATCCTTTGGTATTGCTTGTTTCTGGCGGCCACACCATGATCCTGGCATTTTTATCAAAAAAGTGGAGAGTCTTTGGAGAAACCTTGGACATTACACTAGGACAACTCTTAGATCAAATTGGAAGATCAGCTGGATTTGCATCTCCATGTGGAACGAAAATTGAAGAGCTTGCGTCAAAGTCAACCAATTATGTTAACCTCCCATATGTAGTAAAAGGAAATGACGTTTCATTTTCAGGTCTTCTTTCTGCAACAAAGCAAATAATGCCAAAGGGTTTAGAGGATGCTTGTTTTTCATTACAAGAAACTGCGTTTGCAATGATTGGCGAAGCTACAGAACGCGCGCTTTCATTTACAGGTAAAAAGGAATTACTGATAGTGGGTGGTGTTGCTGCAAACAAAAGACTATCAGAAATTCTACAAAGCGTCTGCAAAAGACACAACTGCAAATTTTTTGTTTCTCCAAGACAATATGCAGGTGACTGTGGTTCTCAAATCTCTTGGACAGGTTTACTGGAATCTTCCAAAAAACAAGGTGTTCCTTTAGAGGAAACTTTTGTAAGACAATCTTGGAGACTAGATTCTGTAGAGGTAATGTACTAG